Proteins encoded within one genomic window of Haloferax volcanii DS2:
- a CDS encoding ABC transporter ATP-binding protein yields the protein MSVTVERETAISIDGLRKSFAGEPVLRGIDLSIDEGDFCVVVGSSGSGKSTLLKCISGLLSFERGAVFVDGEDVTNRSVEARDIGFVFQDFEDRLFPHMTVEENVAFGLREAGTYDAEEISRRVDETLQLLSISETKTSLPSELSGGQQQRVELARQLVRECDVMLLDDPLADLDYKLQKRMVLEIRRIHEEFGSTFVYVTHNQDQALKLADKLVVMNDGVIEQVGTPEEVYDAPETAFVGRFIGDNNPLLGTVTEHDGDRVVIDTDLGSVVAESREQPPSVGEETMVLLRPEDVALGDDADACDNGSTGTVEDLTYTGEYTEFAVSFPNVTREFQVRRSGDVRRFEEGDEIRIGWDAAEGVCYDRLSASDSVTVDDLMEV from the coding sequence ATGAGCGTGACAGTCGAACGAGAAACGGCCATATCCATCGACGGACTCCGGAAATCGTTCGCCGGAGAGCCAGTACTGCGTGGAATAGACCTATCAATCGACGAGGGAGACTTCTGCGTCGTCGTGGGGTCCAGCGGGAGCGGGAAGTCGACGCTGCTGAAATGCATCTCGGGATTGCTCTCGTTCGAACGGGGCGCGGTCTTCGTCGACGGCGAAGACGTGACGAACCGCTCGGTCGAAGCGCGGGACATCGGATTCGTGTTTCAGGACTTCGAAGACCGGCTGTTTCCCCACATGACCGTCGAGGAGAACGTCGCTTTCGGCCTGCGTGAGGCCGGGACGTACGACGCCGAGGAGATATCCCGGCGGGTGGACGAGACCCTCCAACTGCTGTCTATCTCAGAGACAAAGACGAGTCTGCCCTCGGAGCTCTCGGGCGGCCAGCAACAGCGGGTGGAACTGGCGCGGCAACTCGTCCGCGAGTGCGACGTGATGTTGTTGGACGACCCGCTTGCGGACTTAGACTACAAGCTGCAAAAGCGGATGGTGCTGGAGATACGGCGAATCCACGAGGAGTTCGGAAGCACGTTCGTCTACGTGACTCACAACCAAGACCAGGCGCTGAAACTGGCCGACAAACTCGTCGTGATGAACGACGGCGTCATCGAACAGGTCGGCACGCCCGAGGAGGTGTACGACGCCCCCGAGACGGCGTTCGTCGGCCGGTTCATCGGCGACAACAACCCGCTTCTCGGGACGGTGACCGAACACGACGGCGACCGGGTCGTCATCGACACCGACCTTGGGAGCGTCGTCGCCGAGTCGCGGGAACAGCCGCCGTCGGTGGGCGAGGAGACGATGGTGCTCCTCCGGCCGGAGGACGTCGCCCTCGGGGACGACGCCGACGCGTGCGACAACGGCTCGACGGGGACCGTCGAAGACCTGACGTACACCGGCGAGTATACCGAGTTCGCCGTCTCGTTTCCAAACGTGACCCGCGAGTTCCAGGTCCGTCGCTCGGGCGATGTCCGCCGATTCGAGGAGGGCGACGAGATTCGAATCGGCTGGGACGCCGCCGAGGGCGTCTGCTACGACCGGCTGAGCGCGTCCGACTCGGTGACCGTCGACGACCTGATGGAGGTGTGA
- a CDS encoding APC family permease produces MTAVTESDGPRTVGLWDLLLLSVGGMMGSSIFFFPAFTGQLVGPAAVLAWLVAGVGMVSIALCYTELATAFPESGGPAIFPVKTLGRSRAVRRFASYMEGTSYALGWVFGVAVSAWYVANYLGAIPELASVQGQTVPLGLLAIVASLGVTLAGIDVTKRTNLVFTAFLLTVLTVVGGVGLANGDASNATPFVTGSGTEFLAAVGLAITGYGAWTVVPAAAGEVKRPNETIPRAIVGSLLLTTAFYTAIVLALHLTVAPSAFRNGNLVMVAPLSAVLGDAGLPVFAQYLLPVAALIAIFTTMLVGLTSSARVLSALADRSLLPSAFAATSEQTNSPYVALCTVAIGAGAVVIGRQVVGGIVLAALVGTVLPYAINIASFVGLRVYRGDVAAPFRAPGGLLTAAIACCFLALLAVGLSVEHPVAALVTVAALLAGYLLQYLFGDAPATEPDA; encoded by the coding sequence ATGACAGCCGTTACCGAGAGCGACGGTCCTCGTACGGTCGGACTCTGGGACCTCCTACTGTTGAGCGTCGGCGGCATGATGGGTTCGTCGATATTCTTCTTTCCGGCGTTCACTGGTCAGTTAGTCGGCCCGGCCGCGGTTCTCGCGTGGCTGGTCGCGGGGGTCGGGATGGTCAGTATCGCACTTTGTTACACTGAACTCGCAACCGCGTTTCCCGAGTCGGGCGGCCCGGCTATCTTTCCCGTGAAGACCCTTGGGAGAAGCAGGGCCGTCCGCCGGTTCGCCTCGTACATGGAGGGCACGTCGTACGCGCTGGGGTGGGTGTTCGGCGTCGCCGTCTCGGCGTGGTACGTGGCGAACTACCTCGGCGCGATTCCCGAACTCGCAAGCGTCCAGGGTCAGACGGTGCCGCTGGGGCTGCTTGCGATTGTTGCCAGCCTCGGCGTCACGCTCGCCGGCATCGACGTCACCAAGCGGACGAACCTCGTCTTCACCGCGTTCCTCCTCACGGTGCTCACCGTCGTCGGCGGCGTCGGCCTCGCCAACGGCGACGCGTCGAACGCCACGCCGTTCGTCACCGGAAGCGGGACGGAATTCCTCGCGGCCGTCGGCCTCGCTATCACAGGCTACGGGGCCTGGACAGTCGTCCCCGCGGCCGCCGGCGAAGTAAAGCGGCCGAACGAGACGATACCCCGCGCAATCGTCGGGAGCCTCCTTCTCACGACTGCGTTCTACACCGCTATCGTCCTCGCGCTCCATCTCACGGTCGCGCCGAGCGCCTTCCGGAACGGAAACCTCGTGATGGTCGCGCCGCTCTCGGCCGTCCTCGGCGACGCCGGACTTCCGGTGTTCGCGCAGTACCTCCTCCCGGTTGCCGCGCTCATCGCCATCTTCACGACGATGCTCGTCGGCCTGACCAGTTCCGCGCGCGTCCTCTCGGCGCTCGCCGACCGGAGCCTCCTCCCGAGCGCGTTCGCTGCCACCAGCGAGCAGACGAACTCGCCGTACGTCGCGCTCTGCACCGTCGCCATCGGCGCCGGCGCTGTCGTCATCGGGAGGCAGGTCGTCGGTGGAATCGTCCTCGCCGCGCTCGTCGGGACGGTCCTCCCGTACGCCATCAACATCGCGTCCTTCGTCGGGCTACGCGTCTATCGCGGTGACGTTGCCGCGCCGTTCCGCGCGCCCGGCGGTCTCTTGACGGCCGCAATCGCCTGCTGCTTCCTCGCGCTTCTCGCCGTGGGGCTCTCCGTCGAGCATCCCGTCGCGGCGCTCGTCACCGTCGCCGCGCTGCTCGCTGGCTACCTGCTTCAGTATCTGTTCGGTGACGCGCCGGCTACCGAGCCCGACGCGTGA
- a CDS encoding SDR family NAD(P)-dependent oxidoreductase encodes MVELSLRDRPAIVTGASRGIGREIAARFAEAGGDVAICSRSLDDVRPVAEELTAAHDGRVVPVECDVTDRDEVRSLVDTALDEFGEVKVLVNNAGGSDESANVAHRCDEETFERMVDLNLKSQFLLSKEVLPAMVAVGGGSMIHMGSVNGLFGIGLSGYSEAKSGLLAMSRNIAAHYGQHGVRSNVISAGTIETASRREEMENTEGRTGDSNAREGWLDQYPLGRFGTPREVADTSLFLASELSSFITGENVVLDGGLTTSLSTSFINEVYDADEVPSRR; translated from the coding sequence ATGGTTGAGTTATCACTACGAGACCGTCCGGCAATCGTAACCGGTGCCTCTCGAGGTATCGGTCGCGAAATCGCGGCGCGATTCGCGGAGGCTGGCGGAGATGTCGCCATCTGCTCGCGCTCGTTGGACGACGTGAGACCGGTCGCAGAGGAGCTCACCGCCGCACACGACGGCCGGGTCGTTCCGGTCGAATGCGACGTAACCGACCGCGACGAGGTTCGAAGCCTCGTCGATACCGCGCTCGACGAGTTCGGCGAGGTCAAGGTGCTGGTGAACAACGCGGGCGGGTCAGACGAGTCCGCGAACGTGGCGCACCGCTGCGACGAGGAGACGTTCGAGCGGATGGTCGACCTGAACCTCAAGAGCCAGTTCCTCCTGAGCAAGGAGGTCCTCCCGGCCATGGTCGCCGTCGGCGGAGGTTCGATGATCCACATGGGCTCGGTCAACGGGCTCTTCGGCATCGGTTTATCCGGCTACTCGGAGGCGAAAAGCGGTCTCCTCGCGATGTCGCGAAACATCGCGGCCCACTACGGCCAACACGGTGTTCGCTCGAACGTCATCTCCGCAGGGACGATAGAAACCGCGAGCAGGCGCGAGGAGATGGAGAACACAGAGGGCCGAACGGGCGATTCGAACGCGCGCGAAGGCTGGCTCGACCAGTACCCGCTCGGTCGCTTCGGGACACCGCGTGAGGTCGCGGACACCTCGCTGTTCCTCGCATCGGAGCTGTCCAGTTTCATCACCGGCGAGAACGTCGTCCTCGACGGCGGCCTCACAACGAGTCTCTCGACGTCGTTCATCAATGAAGTGTACGACGCGGACGAAGTACCATCACGACGGTAA
- a CDS encoding bifunctional 4-hydroxy-2-oxoglutarate aldolase/2-dehydro-3-deoxy-phosphogluconate aldolase, translating into MVASTAQRIAESGIVAIIRETDPETAIETVDALRRGGVSTVEITANTESVLNMIRDVSESFAADEVTIGAGTVLDAETARATTLAGAEFIVTPSFDEGVVETANRYGVPSLVGIATPTEAVNAFEAGADMVKVFPAGTLGPRFISALGGPLGHIPTVPTGGVGLDNVDEFFDAGATAVGVGSSIVDTEAIACGEFDVIEANARVFREAVEAARSE; encoded by the coding sequence ATGGTCGCTTCCACCGCCCAGCGAATCGCAGAGTCGGGTATCGTCGCAATCATCCGAGAGACCGACCCCGAGACGGCAATCGAGACGGTTGACGCGCTCCGCCGCGGCGGGGTTTCGACGGTCGAGATAACCGCGAACACCGAAAGCGTCCTCAACATGATTCGAGACGTGTCTGAGTCGTTCGCGGCCGACGAGGTGACCATCGGCGCGGGGACCGTCCTCGACGCGGAGACGGCGCGGGCGACGACTCTCGCCGGTGCGGAGTTCATCGTCACGCCGTCGTTCGATGAGGGCGTCGTCGAAACCGCGAATCGTTACGGTGTACCCTCGCTCGTCGGTATCGCCACGCCGACCGAAGCCGTGAATGCCTTCGAAGCCGGCGCGGACATGGTGAAAGTGTTCCCCGCCGGCACGCTCGGACCGAGATTTATCTCGGCGCTCGGTGGCCCACTCGGACACATTCCGACCGTCCCGACCGGCGGGGTCGGACTGGACAACGTGGACGAGTTCTTCGATGCGGGCGCGACGGCCGTCGGCGTTGGGAGCTCCATCGTCGACACCGAAGCTATCGCTTGCGGCGAGTTCGACGTTATCGAAGCGAACGCTCGCGTGTTCAGAGAGGCTGTCGAGGCCGCACGGTCGGAGTAG
- a CDS encoding RidA family protein, whose product MKELTTADAPDSIGPYSQGVVSGDKLYVSGQGPVDPETGEVVDGTPAEQTMRTLENVEAILEAGGSSLADVVKATVFLKDMRYYDEVNEVYGEYMSAPYPARSAVEVVKLPVDIDVEIEVVAER is encoded by the coding sequence ATGAAAGAACTAACCACAGCGGACGCACCGGACAGCATCGGACCGTACTCGCAGGGTGTCGTCTCGGGCGACAAACTCTACGTCTCTGGACAGGGACCTGTCGACCCCGAAACGGGTGAAGTCGTCGACGGGACGCCGGCGGAACAGACGATGCGAACCCTCGAGAACGTCGAGGCGATTCTGGAGGCCGGCGGATCGTCGCTCGCAGACGTGGTGAAAGCCACTGTCTTCCTCAAGGATATGCGCTACTACGACGAGGTGAACGAGGTTTACGGCGAGTATATGTCGGCACCGTATCCGGCACGGAGCGCCGTCGAGGTCGTGAAACTCCCCGTCGACATCGACGTGGAGATCGAGGTCGTCGCCGAGCGGTAA
- a CDS encoding ABC transporter ATP-binding protein, which translates to MATSDHTHADEASAGLSVDGLTKIYPDGTLAVDDISFSIDAGDFCVIIGPSGCGKSTTLHSLVGNVPPTKGTVTLDGRDITDAPTYRRDIGLVFQDFQLFPHLTVEENIRYGLERMDVSAAEADDHVASMAEMMQLEGMLDRDPAELSAGQQQRVALARSLVLEPKLLLLDEPLGDMDYKLQKRMERELLRLHRELETTFVYVTHDQTQAMRLADQMVVMNDGQIEHSGPVREVYNRPRTAFTAAFVGDSNLFSGTVTDVDAGGAVAVVDTDFGAFRVSTANADSKPENLVDRSVVFAVRPQFVRLEDGENGLDCDVDDVIHRSGEGTQIVMTARGSEGTKQIQAKSDDRVEPAADAVTVGWNADDAILLERTSVAGDVDLQEDILGE; encoded by the coding sequence ATGGCGACGAGCGACCACACCCACGCGGACGAAGCCAGCGCGGGACTCTCGGTCGACGGCCTGACGAAGATATACCCCGACGGCACGCTCGCGGTCGACGATATCAGCTTCAGCATCGACGCGGGAGACTTCTGCGTTATCATTGGTCCCTCCGGCTGCGGCAAGTCCACGACGCTCCACTCACTCGTCGGTAACGTGCCGCCGACCAAAGGGACTGTGACGCTCGACGGACGCGACATCACGGACGCGCCGACCTATCGCCGCGACATCGGACTGGTCTTTCAGGACTTCCAGCTGTTCCCGCATCTCACGGTCGAGGAAAACATCCGATACGGGCTCGAACGGATGGACGTGTCCGCCGCGGAAGCCGACGACCACGTGGCGTCGATGGCCGAGATGATGCAGTTGGAGGGGATGCTTGACCGCGACCCCGCCGAACTCTCCGCCGGCCAGCAACAGCGCGTCGCGTTGGCCCGCTCGCTGGTGCTCGAACCGAAACTGCTCCTCCTCGACGAACCGCTCGGCGACATGGACTACAAGCTCCAAAAGCGGATGGAGCGGGAGCTGCTCCGACTCCACCGCGAACTGGAGACGACGTTCGTCTACGTGACCCACGACCAGACGCAGGCGATGCGGCTCGCCGACCAGATGGTCGTGATGAACGACGGGCAAATCGAACACTCCGGGCCCGTCAGGGAGGTGTACAACCGGCCGCGGACGGCCTTTACCGCCGCGTTCGTCGGGGACTCGAACCTGTTTTCGGGGACGGTGACCGACGTGGACGCCGGGGGAGCCGTCGCCGTCGTCGACACCGACTTCGGCGCGTTCCGCGTCTCGACCGCGAACGCCGACTCGAAGCCCGAGAACCTCGTCGACCGGTCGGTGGTGTTCGCCGTCCGCCCGCAGTTCGTTCGCCTCGAAGACGGCGAGAACGGCCTCGACTGCGACGTTGACGACGTCATCCACCGCTCCGGCGAGGGGACGCAAATAGTAATGACCGCGCGCGGGAGCGAGGGGACGAAGCAGATACAGGCGAAGTCCGACGACCGGGTCGAACCGGCCGCCGACGCGGTGACGGTCGGCTGGAACGCGGACGATGCCATCCTCCTCGAACGGACGAGCGTGGCCGGCGACGTGGACCTCCAAGAGGACATCCTCGGCGAGTAG
- a CDS encoding Zn-dependent hydrolase, translating to MAIEVDETRFVETMKEQAEIGGTDGGGLHRLALSDEDAEIRAWFADQVSEAGLELTVDEFGNMFGYREGTDPDAGTILVGSHLDSQPYGGIYDGAMGVVAALELVRALNDEGIETRHPIEIVNWTNEEGSRFQPAMQGSGVWAGEHDIETEYAKTDADGEVFEEELERIGYKGDVPAEPQRDYDSYLELHIEQGPYLEENDADVGIVTGIVGFTWGAITFHGEADHSGPTPMHYRSDALVAAADVITQIRRIPDTLGERTVGTTGYIDAKPNSINIIPEEVTFTWGFRDPDEAVIEEARARVLAEAEATAEREGVNWEYEDRMWTDPVRFADGCVDAVELATEELGYDGMRIFSGAGHDATHTHKVMDTGMVFSVSEDGKSHSEDEYTSWDDCYKAANTLANAAYELATE from the coding sequence ATGGCTATCGAGGTAGACGAGACGCGGTTCGTCGAGACGATGAAAGAGCAAGCCGAAATCGGCGGCACGGACGGAGGCGGGCTGCACCGCCTCGCGCTCTCCGACGAGGACGCCGAGATTCGGGCGTGGTTCGCAGACCAAGTGTCGGAGGCGGGGCTCGAACTCACCGTCGACGAGTTCGGCAATATGTTCGGCTACCGCGAGGGGACCGACCCCGACGCCGGGACCATCCTCGTGGGGTCGCATTTGGACTCCCAGCCGTACGGTGGCATCTACGACGGCGCGATGGGCGTCGTCGCCGCGCTCGAGTTGGTCCGCGCGCTGAACGACGAGGGAATCGAGACGAGACACCCCATCGAAATCGTCAACTGGACGAACGAGGAGGGCTCGCGGTTCCAGCCGGCCATGCAGGGCTCCGGCGTCTGGGCGGGCGAACACGACATCGAGACGGAGTACGCCAAGACGGACGCCGACGGCGAGGTCTTCGAGGAGGAACTGGAGCGCATCGGCTACAAGGGCGACGTGCCCGCCGAACCGCAGCGCGACTACGACTCGTACCTCGAACTCCACATCGAGCAGGGACCGTACCTCGAAGAGAACGACGCCGACGTGGGAATCGTCACGGGCATCGTCGGCTTCACCTGGGGCGCGATTACCTTCCACGGCGAGGCCGACCACTCGGGGCCGACGCCGATGCACTACCGGAGCGACGCCCTCGTTGCCGCGGCGGACGTCATCACACAGATTCGGCGCATCCCCGACACGCTGGGCGAGCGGACCGTCGGCACGACCGGCTACATCGACGCGAAGCCCAACTCCATCAACATCATCCCCGAGGAGGTGACGTTCACGTGGGGATTCCGCGATCCCGACGAGGCGGTCATCGAGGAGGCTAGGGCGCGCGTCCTCGCGGAGGCGGAGGCGACCGCCGAGCGCGAGGGCGTCAACTGGGAGTACGAAGACCGGATGTGGACCGACCCGGTTCGGTTCGCGGACGGCTGCGTCGACGCCGTCGAACTGGCGACCGAGGAACTGGGCTACGACGGTATGCGTATCTTCAGCGGTGCGGGACACGACGCGACTCACACCCACAAGGTGATGGACACGGGGATGGTGTTTTCGGTCTCCGAGGACGGCAAGAGC